The following nucleotide sequence is from Primulina tabacum isolate GXHZ01 chromosome 2, ASM2559414v2, whole genome shotgun sequence.
CTATCAAGACAACACATCATTCTCTTAAAAGCACATCAGTTGCAAAAGATTCTATGGgcaaattttcttttatttattcacAGATGTTCCACCACTATTTGCAAACAGGTTTAACAAAGAATGACTGAAAGTCTATTCCTCCCCTCTTTACAGAACTTCTTACaagttgatatgacatattcAAACCAAGTGGCCATCTAGCCTACTCCGTACCAGACTTCCTTACATCCAACTGCATGAACCATTTATATCCGATATTCCCACCCAACTACTGGGGTAGTAATGCTTCGAGTACTTGCCATTGATGCACCTCCTGTGTGGCTCACCATCCAGACTCGCCAACCAGTACGTATTTCTATCCAACACTCGATGAACTTTAAACGGTCCTTCCCAATTGGGCGACCATTTACCGAATTCCCTATCTTTAGATCCGAGGGGTAGAATTACCTTCTAAACCACGTCTCCCTCCTCGAATATCTTTTTATTCACGCGCTTATTGTAACTTCTAGCCACCTTGGATTTCTGAAATATCAAAGCATTAAACGTTTGCATTCTCAACTGATCCAAATCCTCTAGTTCCATAATCATTGCTTCCATGTAGAGCTCTGGTTCTAATTCATTCTGCTTCATCACTCTTAACGAAGGAACCACCACTTCCATAGGCAATACTGCATCATGTCCATAAGTCAAGGTGAAAGGGTTCAAACCAGTAGCACTTCTCTTCGATGTCCGATAAGCCCACAAAGTTTCTGATAATAGCCGGTGCCAATCTCGGGGGCTGTCCTCCATCATTTTTTTAACATCTTAATCAATACTTGGTTTTAAGCATCAGCTTGACCATTGGATTGGGGATAACGAGGTGAAGAATTAATCAACTGGATCCCATATTCCTCAGCAAATTCCTTCATTTCCGATCCCACGAAC
It contains:
- the LOC142537685 gene encoding uncharacterized protein LOC142537685, whose protein sequence is MMEDSPRDWHRLLSETLWAYRTSKRSATGLNPFTLTYGHDAVLPMEVVVPSLRVMKQNELEPELYMEAMIMELEDLDQLRMQTFNALIFQKSKVARSYNKRVNKKIFEEGDVV